In Arthrobacter citreus, a single genomic region encodes these proteins:
- a CDS encoding DMT family transporter: MAGNKKATISIMIAMATFGTVGFVAPKTGLEAIDLVFIRCVFASIFLISVWYFSGLAKREIFNKKDITLSLFSGILLVLNWVFLFKSFENLSVTISISIYYLAPVILFLLGSLIYKERITLVPLLGVLSSFIGSILLSGLASDFSIDKLLTSGVIWAFLAAIFYGFLMIVNKGITQTSSYFTTLLQTTLGFLLLIPFVKFGSFQHLHLENWSFILIIGFVHTGIIYALFFGNIRFLPSNMIAVLTFLDPAVAIVLDTVITGFKPTTTQVIGIFLTFLGIALILLLNSPKKVSQNSNEKIAN, encoded by the coding sequence ATGGCAGGAAATAAAAAGGCAACCATTAGTATAATGATCGCAATGGCTACATTTGGAACAGTTGGCTTCGTCGCACCTAAAACAGGACTAGAAGCCATTGATTTAGTGTTCATAAGATGTGTCTTTGCGAGTATATTTTTAATCTCTGTTTGGTATTTTTCAGGATTAGCGAAAAGAGAAATATTTAATAAAAAAGATATTACTCTCTCATTGTTTAGCGGTATCTTATTAGTATTGAATTGGGTATTCTTATTTAAGTCATTCGAAAATTTATCTGTGACAATTTCAATTTCAATTTACTACTTAGCTCCAGTTATTTTATTTTTATTAGGAAGCTTAATTTATAAAGAAAGAATAACATTAGTACCGTTATTGGGCGTTTTAAGTAGTTTTATCGGATCAATTCTTTTATCGGGACTTGCTTCTGATTTTTCAATTGATAAACTACTTACTTCAGGAGTTATTTGGGCGTTTCTCGCTGCAATTTTTTATGGATTTTTAATGATTGTAAATAAAGGAATCACACAAACAAGCTCGTACTTTACTACTTTGCTACAAACAACATTAGGCTTTCTACTATTAATTCCTTTTGTTAAGTTTGGTTCGTTTCAACACTTACATCTTGAAAACTGGAGTTTTATTTTAATAATCGGTTTTGTACATACTGGCATCATATATGCATTATTTTTTGGTAATATTCGATTTTTACCTTCTAATATGATTGCAGTATTAACATTCTTAGATCCTGCGGTTGCTATTGTGTTAGATACAGTAATTACTGGATTTAAACCAACAACAACACAAGTAATTGGAATTTTTCTAACATTTTTAGGTATTGCCTTAATTTTACTACTGAATTCTCCGAAAAAAGTATCGCAAAATTCGAATGAAAAAATAGCAAATTAA
- a CDS encoding ATP-binding cassette domain-containing protein, translating into MKISQLIANNINKLDAILPENQSLGIAGLSGSGKTTFCQTIGEESKKRLVSLLPKAEYQYLFPNIMETNFSAINMEDMPLVLFLGKSSISTNPRSTLGTHTGVFKDIRVRLGELFHQSPEVFSFNNELGWCPDCKGRGITKNIECKKCKGKRYNQKVEEFKIELFGRPHSISDINNLSVETILSLADELHIGDAKQHLLNNIIKMNIGYLSLNRITGTLSGGELTRLYLGEFMATSENTIIIIDEISVGLDHETLIRILDEIKELGFKNQIWLIDHSDTVLNATDDQVFFGPGSGKYGGKIVEESPRPKPIYWERNKAMPSEYYEFKDLHCRNIQIAEIQIPKNRLITFTGESGCGKSTLVNECMSKDFLKRYPKDKLVMVGQDRNQSITSRSTVATFLDIKRKLTKYSDEIDDIFQRSIEDILPELPNEDIAHKRLSLLIKLGLGYLTLERKTQTLSTGEFQCVHLVSELFSNSRNPHTLFIFDEPSKGLSQNILNQFIDSVREILKDDSISIMMIEHNAYMLESSDYIVDFGKRKTSPVEHLDVVSHDDHFNHIKTDKSEHHTHISSALKVQNGVRYIQENQINYFKNAENIYKGGILKSLSSMARLIYGEYESDAIVPVIAIDLERHLYSQYTFLYEIGGLINQIVASHPTNKDTRSFDFYSQDNHCPSCSGRRVIEKFDINVVIQNKDVPFWEGLLHPDVMEVLKYYQYPKLQFLFDEIKNELGQDISKSYNEMTEAEKHTFLYGYWDQTFYDKAGKTQRLWEGFNIIIGRYMSISKSSIKEDMKTSKQQILCPICKGTVLKHRKKLMFGEFDIREIINQTVDQVIKTVGQLQVLEKIKSIVGGETALTVEVSLLSREQQVALKMLEIKQASFVGYEVVLQNALPFWDRIKTNIEEISSKNLVTLTDFKDIYETREEIIDKYFTNGKFKKLTYVYEAFGYKKIVTLINKVKASNPCPFCKGKKVISEDNLHDGVYKLTIPCVSCLASGINESGRQQLVEEVEVETWLTGKVSDVVPENQLTEEVKDIPIFNRIRELNKRDMMAVYQCLIQNN; encoded by the coding sequence TTGAAAATAAGTCAATTAATTGCAAATAATATTAATAAATTAGATGCAATTTTACCTGAGAATCAGTCGTTAGGAATTGCAGGATTATCTGGTTCTGGTAAAACAACTTTTTGTCAAACAATTGGTGAGGAATCAAAGAAAAGATTGGTTTCATTATTACCTAAAGCAGAATATCAATATTTATTTCCAAACATAATGGAAACAAACTTTAGTGCGATTAATATGGAAGATATGCCATTAGTACTATTCCTTGGTAAATCATCTATTTCTACTAATCCACGTTCTACCCTTGGAACACATACTGGTGTTTTTAAAGACATCCGTGTGAGACTTGGTGAACTGTTTCATCAATCACCTGAAGTTTTTTCGTTTAATAATGAATTAGGTTGGTGTCCTGATTGTAAAGGCCGTGGCATTACGAAAAATATTGAATGTAAAAAATGTAAAGGAAAACGTTATAATCAAAAGGTTGAGGAATTTAAAATAGAGTTATTTGGTAGACCACATTCTATTTCCGATATTAATAATTTAAGTGTTGAAACAATCTTATCTCTTGCGGATGAATTACATATTGGCGATGCAAAACAGCATTTACTTAATAATATTATTAAAATGAATATTGGCTATTTATCATTAAATCGAATTACTGGCACTTTATCTGGTGGAGAATTAACGCGACTTTACCTAGGCGAATTTATGGCAACTAGTGAAAATACAATTATTATCATTGATGAAATTTCAGTTGGTCTTGATCATGAAACCTTAATTAGAATTTTAGATGAGATAAAAGAATTAGGATTTAAAAACCAAATTTGGTTAATTGACCATTCCGATACAGTGTTAAATGCGACAGATGATCAAGTATTTTTCGGACCAGGAAGTGGTAAATATGGTGGGAAAATCGTAGAAGAATCTCCGCGACCAAAGCCAATTTATTGGGAACGAAATAAGGCTATGCCAAGTGAGTATTATGAATTTAAAGATCTACATTGTCGTAATATCCAAATTGCTGAAATTCAAATCCCTAAAAATAGACTGATAACATTTACAGGCGAGTCTGGATGCGGGAAATCAACTCTAGTAAATGAGTGTATGTCTAAAGATTTTTTAAAGCGATATCCAAAAGATAAATTAGTGATGGTTGGACAGGATCGCAACCAATCAATTACGAGCCGATCAACTGTTGCTACATTTTTAGATATTAAAAGAAAATTAACAAAATATAGTGATGAAATTGATGATATTTTTCAACGCTCAATTGAAGATATACTTCCGGAACTACCGAATGAAGACATCGCACATAAACGATTAAGCTTACTAATTAAACTCGGTCTTGGCTATCTTACGCTAGAAAGAAAAACACAAACACTATCAACAGGCGAATTTCAATGTGTCCATTTAGTATCTGAATTATTTTCGAATTCAAGAAATCCGCATACGCTATTCATTTTCGATGAACCTTCTAAAGGTTTATCGCAAAATATTTTAAACCAATTCATCGATAGTGTTCGAGAAATTCTAAAAGATGATTCGATCTCCATTATGATGATTGAACATAATGCATACATGTTAGAAAGCTCGGATTATATTGTAGATTTTGGCAAAAGAAAGACTAGCCCTGTTGAACATCTGGATGTTGTTAGTCATGATGACCATTTTAATCATATAAAAACAGATAAATCTGAGCATCATACGCATATTTCATCTGCTCTTAAAGTACAAAATGGCGTTCGATATATACAAGAAAATCAGATAAATTATTTTAAAAATGCAGAAAACATCTATAAAGGTGGAATTTTAAAAAGTCTTTCATCAATGGCAAGACTTATTTATGGAGAATATGAATCAGATGCGATTGTTCCTGTTATAGCAATCGATTTAGAAAGACATTTATATAGTCAATATACATTCTTGTATGAAATTGGTGGGCTAATCAATCAAATTGTAGCGTCACATCCGACTAACAAAGATACAAGAAGTTTTGACTTTTATAGTCAAGATAATCATTGTCCATCATGTTCTGGTCGTCGAGTAATTGAAAAATTCGATATCAATGTAGTAATCCAAAATAAAGATGTACCTTTTTGGGAAGGGTTATTACATCCAGATGTAATGGAAGTGTTAAAATATTACCAATATCCAAAATTACAATTCCTTTTTGATGAAATTAAAAATGAACTAGGTCAAGATATTAGTAAAAGTTATAATGAGATGACTGAAGCCGAAAAACATACTTTTTTATATGGATACTGGGATCAAACATTTTATGACAAAGCAGGAAAAACCCAAAGATTATGGGAAGGCTTTAACATAATCATTGGAAGATATATGTCAATTTCAAAATCATCTATTAAAGAGGATATGAAGACTTCAAAACAACAAATCTTATGTCCAATTTGTAAAGGGACAGTATTAAAGCACCGCAAAAAATTAATGTTTGGTGAATTTGATATTCGTGAGATTATAAATCAAACAGTAGATCAAGTAATTAAAACAGTTGGCCAACTGCAAGTCTTAGAAAAAATAAAATCAATCGTTGGTGGAGAAACTGCCTTAACTGTAGAAGTTTCATTGCTTTCTCGAGAACAACAAGTTGCCTTAAAAATGCTAGAAATAAAACAAGCAAGTTTTGTGGGATATGAAGTAGTATTACAAAATGCATTACCATTTTGGGATCGTATTAAAACAAATATTGAAGAAATAAGCAGTAAAAACTTAGTAACGCTAACTGATTTTAAAGACATATATGAAACTAGAGAAGAAATTATAGACAAGTATTTCACAAATGGTAAATTCAAAAAACTAACATATGTTTATGAAGCATTTGGCTATAAAAAAATCGTTACACTAATTAATAAAGTAAAAGCAAGCAATCCTTGTCCGTTCTGTAAAGGAAAGAAAGTAATTTCTGAAGATAATCTTCATGACGGAGTATATAAATTAACAATACCTTGTGTTAGCTGTTTAGCAAGTGGAATCAATGAAAGTGGACGTCAACAGCTAGTTGAAGAAGTAGAGGTTGAAACGTGGCTTACTGGTAAAGTAAGTGATGTTGTTCCTGAAAACCAATTAACAGAGGAAGTTAAAGATATTCCAATATTTAATCGAATTAGAGAACTTAATAAACGAGATATGATGGCAGTATATCAATGTTTGATTCAAAATAATTAA
- a CDS encoding family 10 glycosylhydrolase has protein sequence MKKRKLGKYAIAATVGASLLLQQIQNVHAETTSQYSVPPKHELRAAWIASVTNIDWPSATGLSEMQQKSEFIKLLDDVEKMGMNSVVVQIKPTADAFYPSNYGPWSKYLTGTQGKDPGYDPLAFMVEEAHKRNIEFHAWFNPYRITMPRTEPGDATLADLNTLADNHPARKHPDWVIPYGKQLYFDPGNPDARQFIIDGIMEVVKKYDIDAVHLDDYFYPYRIAGQEFPDQASYEKYGKQKFANIDDWRRDNVDQFVKLLHNSIKKEKSYVKFGISPFGVWRNIAKDPTGSNTTAGQTNYDDLFADTRVWINKDYLDYITPQIYWNIGFDAAAYDTLANWWSNEVKGKNIDLYIGQADYKINANNEAWAQPDELPNQIALNRTIPEIKGSMHFSIKDLNRNPLGIKDRLSQDVYKTKALIPSMPWLDDQAPKKPKFENAVRTKDGIQLTLNTHSNDKDVSYYVVYRFDGTHKDSTDDPRNILTTVRKLESGKTTYLDTTANINEDYTYEITAVDRLHNESKVSNQIKVKAGKK, from the coding sequence ATGAAGAAAAGAAAACTTGGAAAATATGCGATTGCTGCTACTGTAGGCGCATCACTATTATTGCAACAAATCCAAAATGTTCACGCAGAAACTACTTCACAGTACTCAGTCCCGCCTAAGCATGAACTACGAGCAGCATGGATTGCATCAGTAACAAACATTGATTGGCCATCAGCAACTGGATTGTCTGAAATGCAACAAAAATCGGAGTTTATTAAACTATTAGATGACGTAGAAAAGATGGGAATGAATTCGGTAGTTGTTCAAATTAAGCCGACAGCTGATGCCTTTTATCCTTCAAATTATGGTCCGTGGTCTAAATATTTAACTGGTACGCAAGGTAAAGACCCAGGCTATGATCCACTTGCATTTATGGTTGAAGAAGCACATAAACGTAATATTGAATTTCATGCATGGTTTAATCCATATCGTATTACAATGCCACGTACGGAACCAGGTGATGCTACATTAGCTGATTTAAATACTTTAGCCGACAATCATCCTGCAAGAAAGCATCCTGATTGGGTAATTCCATATGGAAAGCAATTATATTTTGATCCAGGTAATCCAGATGCTCGTCAATTTATTATTGATGGAATTATGGAAGTTGTAAAAAAATATGATATTGATGCAGTGCATTTGGACGATTATTTTTATCCCTATCGTATTGCAGGGCAAGAATTTCCTGATCAGGCTTCATATGAAAAATATGGTAAGCAAAAATTTGCTAATATCGACGATTGGCGTCGTGACAATGTTGATCAATTCGTAAAACTACTTCACAATTCTATTAAAAAAGAAAAATCCTATGTCAAGTTTGGTATTAGTCCATTCGGAGTTTGGAGAAATATCGCCAAAGACCCTACTGGTTCAAATACAACTGCCGGTCAAACGAATTACGATGATCTATTTGCAGATACTAGAGTTTGGATTAATAAAGATTACCTAGATTATATTACTCCTCAAATTTACTGGAATATTGGATTTGATGCTGCTGCTTATGATACTCTAGCCAATTGGTGGTCCAATGAAGTAAAAGGTAAGAATATTGATTTATATATTGGACAAGCAGATTACAAAATTAACGCTAACAATGAAGCGTGGGCGCAACCTGATGAATTACCAAATCAAATTGCCTTAAATCGCACTATTCCTGAAATTAAAGGTAGTATGCATTTTTCAATTAAAGACTTGAATCGTAATCCACTTGGTATTAAAGATCGATTAAGCCAAGATGTATATAAAACAAAAGCATTAATCCCATCGATGCCTTGGTTAGATGACCAAGCACCAAAGAAACCGAAATTTGAAAATGCTGTTCGTACAAAAGATGGAATTCAGCTTACTTTAAATACTCATTCGAATGATAAAGATGTTTCCTATTATGTTGTCTATCGATTTGATGGAACACATAAAGACAGTACAGATGATCCAAGAAACATTTTAACGACAGTTCGTAAATTAGAAAGTGGTAAAACAACTTATCTTGATACAACTGCAAATATAAATGAAGACTACACATATGAAATAACTGCGGTAGATCGACTTCATAATGAAAGTAAAGTAAGTAATCAAATAAAAGTGAAAGCTGGAAAGAAATAA
- the recQ gene encoding DNA helicase RecQ codes for MLTVARENLKKYFGYENFRAGQEQIIERVLSGKHTAGIMPTGGGKSICYQIPATILQGVTLVISPLISLMKDQVDALHQVGIPSTFINSSLSYNEVNERMMDLSYGEYKILYVAPERLESESFINELKKLPILLVAVDEAHCISSWGHDFRPSYLRIKNLIQELPTKPTILALTATATPQVKSDICDQLGIIEETAIITGFERENLSFKVIRGQNRLDYINNYIKQNKNESGIIYAATRKEVDNITIKLKNLGISVGKYHAGLSDVERSKQQDAFLQDNINVMVATNAFGMGIDKSNVRYVIHYQMPKNMESYYQEAGRAGRDGLESECILLFSAQDVQIQRFLIEQSTFDPNRLKQEISKLQSMKDYSYCETCLQAFILKYFGDESEHVCGKCSNCIDQRTAIDITIDAQIVLSCIIRMGERFGKTMVASVLTGSTNKKLLDFNFHTLTTYGLFKGRTLKSVGDLIDYLTSEQYIGVTSGKFPLLTVTNSGREVLLNKINVMKKEDIQVVETTNVDNDLFNKLRSLRKEIASELGVPPFVVFSDSTLRDLCNLLPTTEEEFLQAKGVGLQKQQKFGKQFIEVIQKYKEDNQIEEQIVRPKTQTIKKVPSHTISFESYQNGLTIAEIANERGLNTTTVENHILQGAMEDDQFDWDEVVPSDLENQIKEVIKIVGSEKLRPIKDELPAEISYFMIKAVIMKSATV; via the coding sequence ATGCTAACAGTTGCAAGAGAAAACTTAAAAAAGTATTTTGGGTATGAAAATTTTAGAGCGGGACAAGAACAAATTATTGAACGAGTTTTATCAGGCAAACACACGGCTGGTATTATGCCAACAGGTGGTGGAAAGTCGATTTGTTATCAAATTCCAGCGACTATTCTCCAAGGAGTTACCCTCGTCATTTCTCCTTTAATCTCATTAATGAAAGACCAGGTAGATGCATTGCATCAAGTAGGTATACCTTCCACATTTATTAATAGTTCACTTTCTTATAATGAAGTAAATGAAAGAATGATGGATTTAAGCTATGGAGAGTATAAAATTTTATATGTTGCTCCAGAACGATTGGAATCAGAGAGTTTTATAAATGAGTTGAAAAAATTGCCAATTTTACTCGTGGCAGTAGATGAAGCTCACTGTATCTCTTCATGGGGACATGATTTTAGGCCAAGCTACTTACGCATAAAAAACTTAATTCAAGAGCTTCCTACAAAACCTACAATATTAGCCCTAACTGCAACTGCAACTCCGCAAGTTAAATCTGATATTTGTGATCAGCTAGGTATTATAGAGGAAACCGCGATTATTACAGGATTTGAACGAGAAAATTTGTCATTTAAAGTGATAAGAGGTCAAAATCGATTAGATTATATAAATAATTACATAAAACAAAATAAAAACGAATCTGGTATTATTTACGCTGCAACTAGAAAAGAAGTAGATAATATTACAATTAAGTTAAAGAATCTTGGTATTTCTGTTGGTAAATACCATGCAGGTTTAAGCGATGTTGAGCGATCAAAACAACAAGACGCATTTTTACAAGATAATATTAATGTGATGGTTGCTACAAATGCATTTGGAATGGGAATTGACAAAAGTAATGTACGTTACGTAATCCATTACCAAATGCCTAAAAACATGGAAAGTTACTATCAAGAAGCAGGAAGAGCTGGGCGAGATGGCTTAGAAAGTGAGTGCATATTACTTTTTAGTGCACAAGATGTACAAATTCAAAGATTTTTAATTGAGCAGTCTACTTTTGATCCAAATAGACTGAAACAAGAAATTTCAAAGCTACAATCAATGAAAGATTACAGCTATTGCGAAACATGTTTACAGGCTTTTATTTTAAAATACTTTGGTGATGAAAGTGAACATGTTTGCGGGAAATGTAGTAATTGCATCGATCAACGTACTGCAATTGATATTACGATTGATGCTCAAATTGTTTTATCCTGTATAATTCGAATGGGAGAACGATTCGGTAAAACGATGGTAGCTTCAGTTTTAACCGGATCTACGAATAAAAAATTACTAGACTTTAATTTTCATACATTAACGACATACGGATTATTCAAAGGTCGAACGCTTAAAAGTGTTGGAGATTTAATCGATTATTTAACATCCGAACAATATATTGGCGTTACTAGTGGCAAATTTCCATTATTAACGGTTACAAATAGTGGAAGAGAAGTTTTATTAAATAAAATAAATGTAATGAAAAAAGAAGATATCCAAGTAGTTGAAACAACTAATGTTGATAATGATCTATTTAATAAATTACGTAGTTTACGAAAAGAAATTGCTAGCGAACTTGGTGTACCACCGTTTGTTGTTTTTTCTGATAGTACATTACGAGATTTATGTAACTTATTACCTACTACTGAAGAGGAATTTCTACAGGCAAAAGGTGTCGGATTACAAAAACAACAAAAATTTGGTAAGCAATTTATAGAAGTAATCCAGAAATATAAAGAAGATAATCAGATTGAAGAGCAAATAGTGCGACCGAAAACTCAAACCATAAAAAAAGTGCCTTCTCATACAATCTCATTTGAATCTTATCAAAATGGTCTTACGATTGCTGAAATTGCAAATGAGAGAGGTTTAAACACAACTACAGTTGAAAATCATATTCTACAAGGTGCAATGGAAGATGATCAATTTGATTGGGATGAAGTAGTTCCAAGTGATCTTGAAAACCAAATTAAGGAAGTAATTAAAATAGTTGGAAGCGAGAAGCTAAGACCAATTAAGGATGAATTGCCTGCTGAAATTAGTTATTTTATGATAAAAGCTGTAATTATGAAGTCTGCAACTGTTTAA
- a CDS encoding YaiI/YqxD family protein encodes MKILIDADGCPVVSETIKIAAEFNVNVLLLCDTAHIMQREGAETIVISQGADAVDFALVNRVSKGDVIITQDYGLAAMVLSKQAYVLNQNGFQYTNENIDSLLHTRYVSKKIRNAGGRVKGPKKRQKEDNANFENGLRSLLTSITL; translated from the coding sequence ATGAAAATTTTAATTGATGCAGATGGTTGTCCAGTCGTATCAGAAACAATAAAAATTGCAGCAGAATTTAATGTTAATGTCCTTTTATTATGTGATACTGCTCATATTATGCAAAGAGAAGGTGCAGAAACAATTGTCATCTCTCAAGGGGCGGACGCCGTTGACTTTGCGTTAGTCAACCGAGTTTCTAAAGGAGATGTTATCATTACACAAGACTATGGTCTTGCTGCAATGGTCTTATCAAAACAGGCATATGTTTTAAATCAGAATGGCTTTCAATATACAAATGAAAATATCGATTCACTTCTACATACTAGATATGTTTCTAAAAAAATTCGAAATGCAGGTGGTAGGGTGAAAGGACCTAAAAAACGTCAAAAAGAAGATAATGCAAATTTTGAAAATGGGTTAAGAAGTCTACTTACATCAATTACTTTATAG
- a CDS encoding pseudouridine synthase — translation MRINVFISASGYCSRRAAERLVASGEVKINGLIAEKNSLVEEKDIVQVNDEVIELTNDKDYIILNKPVGITCTGLSTVEGNIIDFVNYPKRLFPIGRLDKDSEGLIILTNDGPIAHKILHSEHGHEKEYIVTVDQPIDDDFINGMSNGVLIGNVLTKKCKVSMIDEFTFRIILTQGLNRQIRKMAKNFGYNVVKLQRIRIMNIHLENLEIGKWRHLTDLELNLLKEQLKEEEENENFN, via the coding sequence TTGAGAATCAATGTATTTATTAGCGCTTCAGGATATTGTTCTAGAAGAGCGGCAGAACGATTAGTTGCTTCAGGAGAAGTGAAAATTAATGGATTAATTGCTGAAAAAAACAGCTTAGTTGAAGAAAAAGATATTGTACAAGTAAATGATGAAGTAATTGAATTAACAAATGATAAAGACTATATTATTCTAAATAAACCTGTAGGGATTACTTGTACTGGTTTAAGCACAGTGGAAGGGAATATTATCGATTTTGTAAATTATCCAAAGAGACTTTTTCCAATTGGAAGACTAGATAAAGATTCTGAAGGACTCATTATTCTTACAAATGATGGGCCGATTGCACATAAAATTTTACATAGTGAACATGGTCATGAAAAAGAATATATTGTTACTGTCGATCAACCAATCGACGATGATTTTATTAATGGTATGTCAAATGGCGTACTCATTGGGAATGTCCTAACAAAAAAATGTAAAGTTTCAATGATAGATGAATTCACATTTAGAATTATCTTAACACAAGGTTTAAATAGACAAATTCGTAAAATGGCAAAAAACTTTGGTTATAATGTCGTTAAATTACAGCGAATTCGAATTATGAATATCCATTTGGAAAATCTTGAAATAGGCAAATGGCGACATTTAACTGATCTAGAATTAAATCTTTTAAAAGAACAATTGAAAGAGGAAGAAGAAAATGAAAATTTTAATTGA
- a CDS encoding ankyrin repeat domain-containing protein, whose protein sequence is MEDLISKLFDATEKGEVSEVNEILGDHQDLIHNENEHGLTLLGIAAHYGQFEVVKTLVKNGAEINAISNSKLSFIPKNTALHAAIAGAKSKEVIDFLLANGADPNLCDREGHTPLHIAAFEGNTAIAELLLKNGAKLLHNNSGKTPIEIAEERGNLDFINFIKEVSI, encoded by the coding sequence ATGGAAGATTTGATTAGTAAATTATTTGATGCAACAGAAAAAGGAGAAGTATCTGAGGTTAATGAAATATTGGGGGATCATCAAGATTTAATTCATAATGAAAATGAGCATGGACTAACACTACTTGGAATTGCGGCACACTATGGCCAGTTTGAAGTCGTGAAAACTTTAGTGAAAAATGGTGCGGAAATTAACGCAATTTCAAACTCTAAGCTATCTTTTATACCGAAAAATACTGCTCTACATGCAGCAATTGCAGGTGCCAAATCGAAAGAAGTTATTGATTTTCTATTAGCCAATGGAGCAGATCCTAATCTTTGTGATAGAGAAGGTCATACGCCATTACATATTGCAGCATTTGAAGGGAATACTGCTATTGCTGAGCTTTTGTTAAAAAACGGAGCTAAACTTTTACATAACAATTCTGGTAAAACACCGATTGAAATTGCTGAAGAACGCGGCAATTTAGATTTTATTAATTTCATTAAAGAAGTGTCGATTTAA
- a CDS encoding biotin-dependent carboxyltransferase family protein translates to MKELFEVLNRGVSISIQDMGREKYRHLGIPVSGAMDQLAFQIGNLLLGNKFNAASIEIAFGGIVLKALNQISIVITGGNLKPSLNGKAAEMYKVIDLEKDDILDFNGAVNGVYSYISVPGGIKSEFHFESQSTYTPASLGLVITKGTLIYGSSTTFKLMKRGLQHEFIPKYPKHNSIKFIRSSHFDKIPYHIKFQILSKPLTIGTFNKMGMYLSTIKTNVEPFNSNILSEGTTFGTIQVLPTGQPIILLADSQTTGGYATLGTVIVSDLWKLVQMQKGNTIQLLPIKLDEAKILNKKHHLFLKCLQIECRNKEV, encoded by the coding sequence TTGAAAGAGTTATTTGAAGTTTTAAATAGAGGTGTGTCGATTTCGATTCAAGATATGGGGAGGGAAAAATATAGACATCTTGGCATTCCCGTATCTGGCGCAATGGACCAGTTGGCATTTCAAATTGGAAATCTATTATTAGGAAATAAGTTTAATGCTGCGAGTATCGAAATTGCTTTTGGAGGTATAGTTTTAAAAGCATTAAATCAAATTTCAATTGTGATTACAGGTGGGAATTTAAAGCCCAGTTTAAACGGTAAAGCGGCTGAAATGTATAAAGTTATAGACTTAGAGAAAGATGATATTCTAGATTTTAATGGTGCAGTTAATGGGGTTTATTCATATATATCAGTACCTGGTGGAATTAAAAGTGAATTTCATTTTGAAAGTCAATCAACATATACACCTGCTTCCCTCGGATTAGTAATAACTAAAGGTACATTAATTTATGGATCAAGTACTACATTCAAGCTGATGAAACGTGGACTTCAGCATGAGTTTATTCCAAAATATCCTAAGCATAATTCGATTAAATTTATTAGAAGTAGTCATTTTGACAAAATACCATACCATATAAAATTTCAAATTTTATCTAAACCTCTCACAATCGGCACATTTAATAAAATGGGCATGTATTTAAGTACAATTAAGACTAATGTAGAACCTTTTAATTCAAATATCCTATCGGAAGGAACTACTTTTGGAACGATTCAAGTATTGCCAACTGGACAACCAATAATCCTTCTAGCAGACTCACAAACTACTGGTGGCTATGCAACATTAGGTACCGTAATCGTTTCAGACCTTTGGAAACTTGTACAAATGCAAAAAGGAAATACAATTCAATTATTACCGATTAAACTGGATGAGGCGAAAATTTTAAATAAAAAGCATCATTTATTTTTAAAATGTTTACAAATTGAATGTAGAAATAAGGAGGTATAG